The following are encoded in a window of Alphaproteobacteria bacterium genomic DNA:
- a CDS encoding acetamidase/formamidase family protein translates to MPRHAYLFSINPNTPPVMKVQPDEEFRIEVLGSLAEIEDVRTVPVPFTPECEGHPLTPIAGPIVVHGAEPGDAVAIDLLEITPGPDGVTAILRQFGVLKEEFAEPKALACPVRDGKAWFGGRIPIPLYPNLGTISTMPPDGYKPSHAGAYGGDFDQRDVGVGSRVHLPVIHPGAQVFFADPHAVISDGIISGTGVECGASVRARIGLNKNVALDRPIIEQKDTIQILGWGPTVEAATEDASRGAVDFVAAHTNLSREEAYMLLGITGELRVGTSPRPVMCARLMIPRAVLEAAGMREVVRAG, encoded by the coding sequence ATGCCGCGTCACGCCTATCTGTTCAGCATCAATCCCAACACGCCGCCGGTGATGAAGGTGCAGCCGGACGAGGAGTTCCGCATCGAGGTGCTTGGCTCGCTGGCGGAGATCGAGGATGTGCGCACCGTGCCGGTGCCGTTCACGCCGGAATGCGAGGGCCATCCGCTGACCCCGATCGCCGGGCCGATCGTCGTCCATGGCGCGGAGCCGGGCGATGCGGTGGCCATCGACCTGCTGGAGATCACGCCGGGTCCCGACGGTGTCACCGCGATCCTCAGGCAGTTCGGCGTGCTGAAGGAGGAGTTCGCCGAGCCCAAGGCGCTCGCCTGTCCGGTGCGCGACGGCAAGGCGTGGTTCGGAGGGCGGATTCCGATCCCGCTCTACCCCAATCTCGGCACGATCTCGACCATGCCGCCCGATGGCTACAAGCCGAGCCATGCCGGCGCCTATGGCGGCGACTTCGACCAGCGCGATGTCGGCGTCGGCTCGCGCGTGCACCTGCCGGTGATCCATCCCGGCGCCCAGGTCTTCTTCGCCGACCCGCACGCGGTGATCAGCGACGGCATCATCTCGGGGACCGGTGTCGAGTGCGGCGCCTCGGTGCGCGCCCGGATCGGGCTCAACAAGAACGTGGCGCTCGACCGGCCGATCATCGAGCAGAAGGACACCATCCAGATCCTCGGCTGGGGCCCGACCGTCGAGGCGGCCACCGAGGACGCCTCGCGCGGCGCCGTAGATTTCGTCGCCGCCCACACGAATCTTTCGCGCGAGGAGGCCTACATGCTGCTGGGCATCACCGGTGAGTTGCGTGTCGGGACCTCGCCGCGTCCCGTCATGTGCGCCCGGCTGATGATCCCCCGCGCAGTGCTCGAGGCGGCCGGGATGAGGGAGGTGGTGCGAGCGGGATGA
- a CDS encoding TRAP transporter substrate-binding protein, which yields MRRLLAAIGMTAALCVVTGAHAQQIDQRKFNVVGTWNFLTNWKMLEVPFWNEELTAASGGKLTANLKSVTELSLKGTEVLRLLKTGVFDFAAALPIYVEDGAAIVEAVDIAGVARTFKMSRDIINDWMPEMQAVMRERHGALVLGTFTWPEQNFYCRGDIKSVADLKGKKVRVQGTSQADLVKALGGSAVTLPFGEVVPALEKGVVDCGITGTMPAYKAKWHEVTDTLFRLPVGFTASVWAVNLRTWNSLSPATQALLKKEIDRLSDKSWALVEAETNEGVACTTGNGKCTVGAPGKLKLVVPSADDLAARDKALLDVVLPAWAGRCGKECAAKWNDMVGKKYGLTAKAN from the coding sequence ATGCGCCGACTACTCGCCGCCATCGGCATGACTGCAGCGCTGTGTGTGGTCACGGGCGCGCACGCGCAGCAGATCGACCAGAGAAAGTTCAATGTCGTCGGCACCTGGAACTTCCTGACCAACTGGAAGATGCTGGAAGTGCCGTTCTGGAACGAGGAACTGACGGCCGCGTCGGGCGGCAAGCTCACCGCCAACCTCAAATCCGTCACCGAGCTCAGCCTCAAGGGCACCGAGGTGCTGCGTCTGCTGAAGACCGGCGTATTCGACTTTGCCGCCGCGCTGCCGATCTACGTCGAGGACGGCGCGGCGATCGTGGAGGCGGTGGACATCGCCGGCGTCGCCAGGACGTTCAAGATGAGCCGCGACATCATCAACGACTGGATGCCCGAGATGCAGGCGGTGATGCGCGAGCGGCACGGCGCGTTGGTGCTCGGCACCTTCACCTGGCCGGAGCAGAACTTCTACTGTCGGGGCGACATCAAGAGCGTCGCCGACCTCAAGGGCAAGAAGGTGCGCGTGCAGGGCACCTCGCAGGCCGATCTCGTCAAGGCGCTGGGCGGATCGGCCGTGACCCTGCCCTTCGGCGAGGTCGTGCCGGCGCTCGAGAAGGGCGTGGTCGATTGCGGCATCACCGGCACGATGCCGGCCTACAAGGCGAAGTGGCACGAGGTGACGGATACGCTGTTCCGCCTTCCGGTCGGCTTCACCGCCTCGGTCTGGGCGGTCAACCTGCGGACCTGGAATTCGCTCAGCCCGGCGACCCAGGCCCTGCTGAAGAAGGAAATCGATCGACTGTCCGACAAGTCGTGGGCGCTGGTCGAGGCGGAGACGAACGAGGGCGTCGCCTGCACCACCGGCAACGGTAAGTGCACTGTCGGCGCGCCGGGCAAGCTCAAGCTCGTCGTGCCCTCCGCCGACGATCTTGCGGCGCGCGACAAGGCGCTGCTCGACGTGGTGCTGCCCGCCTGGGCGGGCCGCTGCGGAAAGGAATGCGCCGCCAAGTGGAACGACATGGTCGGCAAGAAGTACGGCCTCACGGCGAAGGCCAACTGA
- a CDS encoding cupin domain-containing protein, whose protein sequence is MTATRKLEPVKDASHLYEVERRAYHLQRPGFRIAELQLSPTQKVPWHCHSNISDTFYVLEGEMRLFLQKPKQEVRLKPGESFVAEAGRPHLVTNAGQTSLTFLIMQGVGEYDYVPLV, encoded by the coding sequence ATGACTGCCACCCGCAAGCTTGAGCCGGTGAAGGACGCCAGCCACCTCTACGAGGTCGAGCGCCGCGCCTATCATCTGCAGCGCCCGGGCTTTCGCATCGCCGAGCTGCAGCTGTCGCCGACGCAGAAGGTGCCGTGGCACTGCCACAGCAACATCAGCGACACGTTCTACGTGCTCGAGGGCGAGATGCGCCTGTTCCTGCAGAAGCCGAAGCAGGAGGTGCGGTTGAAGCCGGGCGAGAGCTTCGTCGCCGAAGCCGGCCGGCCACACCTGGTGACCAACGCCGGCCAGACCTCGCTGACCTTCCTGATCATGCAAGGCGTCGGCGAGTACGACTACGTGCCGCTCGTGTAG
- a CDS encoding TRAP transporter small permease: METIWNATARISRLCACIGGILLLAAAVLVSAEVISRKLLTVVYSGSDEIAAYLFAVGTTWSLAYVLVTRGHVRIDALYARLPLRVRAALDIVALLALGIVAYTLLDSGFRLVEANFVEGNRANTPLRTPLALPQIPWLFGLGLFFFSIIVATLRTLAALRRSDYVTANRTAGVVSQDEEIESELAELGIASARRPGADLTARPTDDRR, from the coding sequence ATGGAAACCATCTGGAACGCGACCGCGAGGATCTCGCGCCTGTGCGCCTGCATCGGCGGCATTCTGCTGCTGGCGGCCGCGGTGCTGGTTTCGGCCGAGGTGATCTCGCGGAAGCTGCTGACCGTGGTCTACTCGGGCTCCGACGAGATCGCCGCCTATCTGTTCGCCGTCGGCACGACGTGGTCGCTTGCCTACGTCCTGGTGACCCGCGGGCATGTACGGATCGACGCGCTGTACGCCCGCCTGCCGCTGCGGGTACGCGCCGCGCTCGATATCGTGGCGCTCCTCGCGCTGGGTATCGTCGCGTACACCCTGCTGGATAGCGGCTTTCGCCTGGTCGAGGCCAACTTCGTAGAGGGTAATCGCGCCAACACTCCGCTGCGCACGCCGCTGGCGCTGCCGCAGATCCCGTGGCTGTTCGGGCTGGGGCTGTTCTTCTTCTCCATCATCGTCGCCACGCTGCGCACTTTGGCCGCGCTGCGCCGCAGCGACTACGTCACCGCAAACCGGACCGCGGGCGTGGTCTCGCAGGACGAGGAGATCGAGAGCGAGCTTGCCGAGCTCGGCATCGCTTCAGCCAGGCGTCCCGGCGCGGATCTGACGGCTCGCCCCACAGACGACAGGCGCTAG
- a CDS encoding class II aldolase/adducin family protein, which produces MDGGRTIGASVRESVSPAEWETRVKLAACYRLVERYGMSDMIYTHISARVPGDHHHFLINPYGLLYREITASSLIRIDLDGRVVHRPEAAMGCDVNQAGFVIHSAVHAARPEAQCVLHTHTRAGMTVSTMKCGLLPLTQHAMRFHGRIGYHDYEGPAVDMDERARLVADLGPHDAMILRNHGLLTCGQTIEEAFNAMYWLEMACKVQADAMAANTELTLPTAQTAAGAAHLYDRKVRRPWGILEWPALIRLLDASDPSYRD; this is translated from the coding sequence ATGGACGGTGGTCGCACGATCGGCGCCTCGGTGCGCGAGAGCGTCAGCCCGGCGGAGTGGGAGACGCGGGTGAAGCTGGCGGCCTGCTACCGGCTGGTCGAGCGCTACGGCATGAGCGACATGATCTACACCCACATCTCCGCCCGCGTGCCCGGCGATCACCACCACTTCCTCATCAACCCCTACGGCCTGCTCTATCGCGAGATCACGGCCTCCTCGCTGATCAGGATCGACCTCGACGGCAGGGTCGTGCACCGGCCCGAGGCGGCGATGGGCTGCGACGTCAACCAGGCCGGCTTCGTCATCCACTCGGCCGTCCATGCGGCGCGGCCCGAGGCACAGTGCGTGCTGCACACCCACACCCGTGCCGGCATGACGGTGTCGACGATGAAATGCGGGCTGCTGCCGCTGACCCAGCATGCCATGCGCTTCCATGGCCGCATCGGCTATCACGACTACGAGGGCCCCGCCGTCGACATGGACGAACGCGCGCGCCTGGTCGCCGATCTTGGACCGCACGACGCCATGATCCTGCGCAACCACGGCCTGCTGACCTGCGGACAGACCATCGAGGAAGCGTTCAACGCGATGTACTGGCTGGAGATGGCCTGCAAGGTGCAGGCCGACGCCATGGCGGCCAACACCGAACTCACCCTGCCGACGGCGCAGACCGCCGCCGGCGCCGCCCATCTCTACGACCGCAAGGTGCGCCGGCCATGGGGCATCCTCGAATGGCCGGCATTGATCCGCCTGCTCGATGCGAGCGATCCGAGCTATCGCGACTGA
- a CDS encoding GIY-YIG nuclease family protein: MWYVYFLQLSNGDIYVGSTNDLKRRLSSHQAGHVLSTKAYVPASLKSYVAVETEEHARELEGYFKSGSGKAVALKRLIRKSRPPQ, translated from the coding sequence ATGTGGTATGTCTATTTCCTACAATTGAGCAACGGCGACATCTACGTTGGCTCGACCAACGACTTGAAGCGGAGATTATCCTCACACCAGGCCGGGCATGTCCTGTCGACCAAGGCGTACGTACCAGCATCCTTGAAATCCTACGTCGCAGTCGAGACAGAGGAACATGCGAGAGAGCTTGAAGGCTATTTCAAGTCCGGCTCGGGAAAAGCGGTCGCCCTCAAACGCCTGATTCGTAAGAGCAGGCCTCCTCAGTGA
- a CDS encoding DUF2332 domain-containing protein, whose translation MDDQERHRLAARYLRFAEEEARGRSPLYEGITRGIVGDIEVLNFLAGLPEAKRQPNLLLAAVRHLHGMAPDWQRFRASLLGDSDAVRALMLARSTQTNEPARSAVLLPILARLPQPIALIEVGASAGLCLLPDFYGYDYGRRALAPRPLPIEAPVFACQADADTPLPEALPFIVWRAGLDLEPIDAADRAQAAWLETLVWPEQSERLDRLRRALKIAALQKPRIERGDLLGEKLTELCALAPKSATLVVFHTAVLGYVADRAARQRFAATVRTLCPCWIANESPRVFAEHAEGAGEPPRAGDFLMAVNGAPVAWTDPHGASLRWIADPAL comes from the coding sequence ATGGACGACCAGGAACGCCACAGGCTCGCCGCCCGCTATCTGCGCTTCGCCGAGGAGGAGGCGCGCGGCCGCTCGCCGCTCTACGAGGGCATCACGCGCGGCATCGTCGGTGATATCGAGGTTCTCAACTTCCTGGCGGGCCTGCCGGAAGCAAAACGCCAGCCCAACCTGCTGCTGGCGGCGGTGCGTCATCTGCACGGCATGGCGCCGGACTGGCAGCGCTTCCGCGCGTCGCTGCTCGGCGACAGCGACGCGGTTCGCGCGCTGATGCTGGCGCGCTCGACGCAGACCAACGAGCCGGCGCGCTCGGCCGTGCTGCTGCCGATCCTCGCGCGGCTGCCGCAGCCCATCGCGCTGATCGAGGTCGGCGCCTCGGCCGGCCTGTGCCTGTTGCCGGATTTCTATGGCTACGATTACGGGCGGCGGGCGCTGGCGCCGCGGCCGCTGCCGATCGAGGCGCCGGTCTTCGCCTGCCAGGCCGATGCCGACACGCCCCTGCCCGAGGCACTGCCCTTCATCGTCTGGCGCGCCGGCCTCGATCTCGAGCCGATCGACGCCGCCGATCGCGCGCAGGCGGCGTGGCTCGAGACGCTGGTCTGGCCCGAGCAGAGCGAGCGCCTGGATCGGCTGCGGCGCGCGCTGAAGATCGCGGCACTGCAGAAGCCGCGCATCGAGCGGGGCGACCTGTTGGGCGAGAAGCTCACGGAGCTCTGCGCGCTGGCGCCGAAAAGCGCGACCCTGGTCGTCTTTCATACCGCGGTGCTGGGCTATGTCGCCGACCGCGCCGCGCGCCAGCGCTTCGCCGCGACGGTGCGCACGCTTTGTCCGTGCTGGATCGCCAACGAATCGCCGCGCGTCTTTGCCGAGCATGCCGAGGGCGCCGGTGAGCCGCCGCGCGCCGGCGATTTCCTGATGGCGGTCAACGGCGCGCCGGTCGCCTGGACCGATCCGCACGGCGCCTCGCTGCGATGGATCGCCGACCCAGCGCTCTGA
- a CDS encoding Rieske 2Fe-2S domain-containing protein: protein MTGRYAALVREDRVHGSLYTDPRIFVEEMDRIFRRGWVFLGHESEIAAPGDWVVRPIGLESVILVRDREGRIQVLANRCAHRGNRLCWKERGHDSRFQCIYHGWTFGLDGSLRAVSHKAGFDRDRADMPLDRAGQVGSHRGFIFANMSGDAGPLADHLGVGGRDLIERLCDLSPTGNIHFGAGWIGHRIESNWKMWPESDSDGYHLDFVHASMLRAVPDNYYDETVIGGESKNVSRAIDHGGGVSELDLRPSYRRELAWLGTTRDKIASYCAALEARHGKERADRLLWDGPPHGFIFPNLFLGEGNVARVDPVDVGTVLHVHTALQLEGVDQVLNRRLVRQSEAGLGPASFIVPDDAIIAERMQIGFQGLQPPLNGGDNGPGWIDLSRGRARESRADDGTRVGHVSDETTNRAFWRHYRHVMESRA from the coding sequence ATGACGGGCCGATACGCCGCCCTGGTGCGCGAGGATCGCGTGCACGGTAGCCTGTACACCGACCCGCGCATCTTCGTCGAAGAGATGGACCGCATCTTCCGGCGCGGCTGGGTCTTCCTCGGCCATGAATCTGAGATCGCCGCGCCGGGCGACTGGGTGGTCCGGCCGATCGGGCTCGAATCGGTGATCCTGGTGCGGGACCGCGAGGGTCGGATCCAGGTGCTGGCCAATCGCTGCGCCCATCGCGGCAACCGGCTGTGCTGGAAGGAGCGCGGCCACGACAGCCGCTTCCAGTGCATCTACCACGGCTGGACCTTCGGCCTGGACGGCAGCCTGCGTGCCGTCTCGCACAAGGCTGGCTTCGACCGCGACCGCGCCGACATGCCGCTCGACCGTGCCGGCCAGGTCGGCAGCCATCGCGGCTTCATCTTCGCCAACATGTCGGGCGACGCGGGGCCGCTGGCCGATCATCTGGGCGTCGGCGGCCGCGACCTGATCGAGCGGCTGTGCGATCTCTCGCCCACCGGCAACATCCATTTCGGCGCCGGCTGGATCGGCCATCGCATAGAGTCGAACTGGAAGATGTGGCCGGAGAGCGACAGCGACGGCTACCATCTCGACTTCGTGCACGCCTCGATGCTGCGCGCCGTGCCGGACAATTACTATGACGAGACGGTGATCGGCGGCGAATCAAAGAACGTCTCGCGCGCCATCGACCATGGCGGCGGCGTCAGCGAGCTCGATCTGCGGCCGAGCTACCGCCGTGAGCTCGCGTGGCTGGGCACGACGCGCGACAAGATCGCCTCGTACTGCGCGGCGCTGGAGGCCAGGCACGGCAAGGAGCGCGCCGATCGCCTGCTGTGGGACGGCCCGCCGCACGGCTTCATCTTCCCCAACCTGTTCCTCGGCGAAGGCAACGTAGCGCGCGTCGATCCGGTCGATGTCGGCACGGTGCTGCACGTCCATACGGCGCTGCAGCTCGAGGGCGTCGACCAAGTGCTCAATCGTCGCCTGGTGCGCCAATCGGAGGCCGGGCTGGGGCCGGCCAGCTTCATCGTGCCCGACGACGCGATCATCGCCGAGCGCATGCAGATCGGCTTCCAGGGCCTGCAGCCGCCGCTCAATGGCGGAGATAATGGCCCCGGCTGGATCGACCTCAGCCGCGGCCGCGCGCGCGAGAGCCGCGCGGACGACGGCACGCGGGTGGGCCATGTCAGCGACGAGACGACCAACCGCGCCTTCTGGCGCCACTACCGCCATGTGATGGAGAGCCGCGCGTGA
- a CDS encoding TRAP transporter large permease, with amino-acid sequence MLVAALLILVVLLAISVPIAAVMGVLGLALNEFFSSMPLYRAMGEILWNSNSEYILIAIPLFVMLGEILLRSGIAERVYNAVAQWLSWLPGGLMHANVGTCAMFAATSGSSIATAATVGIVALPQIEQRKYDERLFLGSLAAGGTLGILVPPSINFILYGLLTNTSVPRLYLAGLIPGAILAGLFMLYVLVRCLLVPSRGGLKLETTWRRRILALKDLAAPLLIFLVVVGSIYAGWATPTEAASLGVIAALLLAAWERRLSLSMLRAVLEGTMRTTALIMLIIMAAQFLNFVLAAIGLTDGMGKAIESLGLGKYGTLLLILVFYLVLGCFMETISMMILTTPFIFPIVQNLGWDPIWWGIVLTILIEAALITPPVGLNLYVVQSMRQRGTIADVIWGSLPFVSLMMVLIGMLMILPNVALWLPRLVMG; translated from the coding sequence ATGCTCGTTGCCGCGCTTCTCATCCTCGTCGTGCTGCTCGCCATCAGCGTTCCGATCGCCGCAGTGATGGGCGTGCTCGGCCTGGCGCTCAACGAGTTCTTCTCGTCGATGCCGCTGTATCGGGCGATGGGCGAGATCCTGTGGAACTCGAACTCCGAGTACATCCTGATCGCCATCCCGCTCTTCGTCATGCTGGGGGAAATCCTGCTGCGCTCCGGCATCGCCGAGCGGGTCTACAACGCGGTGGCGCAGTGGCTGTCGTGGCTGCCGGGCGGGCTGATGCACGCCAATGTCGGCACCTGCGCCATGTTTGCGGCGACGTCCGGTTCCAGCATCGCGACCGCCGCGACCGTCGGTATCGTCGCGTTGCCGCAGATCGAGCAGCGCAAGTATGACGAGCGGCTGTTCCTGGGGTCTCTGGCGGCCGGCGGCACGCTGGGTATCCTCGTTCCACCCTCGATCAATTTCATCCTTTATGGCCTGCTGACCAACACCTCGGTTCCACGCCTCTATCTCGCCGGCCTGATCCCGGGCGCCATCCTGGCCGGCCTGTTCATGCTTTATGTCCTGGTCAGATGCCTCCTGGTGCCCAGCCGGGGCGGGCTGAAGCTGGAGACGACGTGGCGGCGGCGCATTCTCGCGCTCAAGGATCTCGCCGCGCCGTTGCTGATCTTTCTCGTCGTCGTCGGGTCGATCTATGCCGGCTGGGCCACGCCCACGGAGGCCGCTTCGCTCGGCGTGATCGCCGCCCTGCTGCTCGCCGCCTGGGAACGCAGGCTGAGCCTGTCGATGCTGCGCGCCGTGCTCGAAGGCACGATGCGCACCACGGCATTGATCATGCTGATCATCATGGCCGCGCAGTTCCTCAATTTCGTGCTCGCCGCGATCGGGCTGACCGACGGCATGGGCAAGGCCATCGAAAGCCTCGGCCTCGGCAAGTACGGCACGCTGCTGCTGATCCTTGTCTTCTATCTGGTGCTCGGGTGCTTCATGGAGACGATCTCCATGATGATCCTGACGACGCCGTTCATCTTCCCCATCGTCCAGAACCTCGGATGGGATCCGATCTGGTGGGGGATCGTGCTGACGATCCTGATCGAGGCCGCCCTGATCACGCCGCCCGTCGGGCTCAATCTCTACGTCGTGCAGAGCATGCGCCAACGCGGCACCATTGCCGATGTGATCTGGGGCTCGCTGCCCTTCGTCAGCCTGATGATGGTCCTGATCGGAATGCTGATGATCCTGCCGAATGTCGCCCTGTGGCTGCCCAGGCTCGTGATGGGTTGA
- a CDS encoding aromatic-ring-hydroxylating dioxygenase subunit beta, which translates to MAPLPPCDGEPRVSPLPEPLRREIEDFLYLEARLADESRYEEWEALVADDMQYWVPRGRADYDPADRLSYINDNRARLATRIRQLKTGLRHAQTPPSPMRRMVSNIEILAVDHEAGVYTVGSNFVLYELAVQAGAALRVWPGRVTHRLRRVEGRLRMSRKVVELVTAEAPQWNMAFLI; encoded by the coding sequence CTGGCGCCACTACCGCCATGTGATGGAGAGCCGCGCGTGAGCCCGCTGCCCGAGCCGCTGCGGCGCGAGATCGAGGATTTCCTCTATCTCGAGGCGCGGCTGGCCGACGAGTCGCGCTACGAGGAATGGGAGGCGCTGGTCGCCGACGACATGCAGTACTGGGTGCCGCGCGGCCGCGCCGACTATGATCCCGCCGACCGCCTGTCCTACATCAACGACAACCGCGCCCGGTTGGCCACCCGCATCCGCCAGCTCAAGACCGGGCTGCGCCACGCCCAGACGCCGCCCTCGCCCATGCGGCGCATGGTCTCGAACATCGAGATCCTGGCCGTCGACCACGAGGCCGGCGTCTACACCGTGGGCTCGAACTTCGTGCTCTACGAGCTGGCCGTGCAGGCCGGCGCGGCGCTGCGCGTCTGGCCTGGCCGGGTCACCCACCGCCTGCGCCGCGTCGAGGGCAGGCTGCGCATGTCCCGAAAGGTCGTCGAGCTGGTCACCGCCGAGGCGCCGCAGTGGAACATGGCGTTCCTGATCTAG
- a CDS encoding PAS domain S-box protein, with translation MQDRSQDGPRPPQGLLRRVNLPLRLRLSLLVLAAVVPMTAFGLIDGYRDYRATVERVGRERQLLARAMAIAVDSELRRSIAAMQVLAQSRRLLEQDMIGFRRRANDVIDQQFPGANILLLRPDGQQLMNTAVAPGELLPRRRDLTTLRQALATGQPSVSDLFYGQVVRRFVVSIDVPFHDEHGQLAGVIALNPQAATFAGLVDQHRPPGDWIVELVDRQGVIISRSPHSLRHVGQKTQPALLEALRAGPSGVVELSSRDGAPLLAVFTRGETFGWTVILGIPREQLTGPAIASALRTLAIGGIFLAIGLALALIAARRIAEPIGNLRTIAATAGSDIVLPPASTGLRETDDVATALWASQNRRQRSEQRYRTLFDATPDAVCVFDLDTRRFLEVNAATIRQYGWTRDELLSMTLYDTHAPQEPSRLRGPIADLPDTPYLMRHRRKDGTIFDAECAVRIIEYDGRRVGLALARDVTEQKLARTRLAEAIEAFPGSFRLYDRDEKLVLTNGKSWAPADTRLNARIGQTVEETVRAAAESEAYAACVGRKEAWYRERLAEFRRGQTDSEVRLRDGRWIQVLERRTADGGTISVRMDISARKAIEDQLRQAQKMETVGQLTGGIAHDFNNTLAVIMASFEDIVALELEGTDIHACAETGLKATEQAAALTNRLLAFSRRQELAPVELDVVDVVRDLHKMLRSAVPPAIELVVQTAPGRKRCVLDRTQLETAVMNLVVNARDAIGERSGEIGIAIDNRVIGPREAAASSELRLGHWVAVTISDNGSGMPEDVRARIFEPFFTTKEVGKGTGLGLSQIHGFVAQSGGFVTVQSDIGLGTHIVLHFPAKA, from the coding sequence GTGCAGGACCGTAGCCAGGACGGCCCGAGACCGCCACAGGGCCTGCTGCGCCGTGTGAACCTGCCGCTGCGCCTGCGCCTGAGCCTGCTGGTGCTGGCCGCCGTCGTGCCGATGACTGCGTTCGGCCTGATCGACGGCTACCGGGATTATCGCGCCACCGTCGAGCGCGTCGGTCGCGAGCGGCAGCTGCTGGCGCGGGCGATGGCCATCGCCGTCGACAGCGAATTGCGGCGCAGCATCGCCGCCATGCAGGTCCTGGCCCAGTCGCGCCGCCTGCTTGAGCAGGACATGATCGGCTTCCGCCGCCGCGCCAACGACGTGATCGACCAGCAGTTTCCCGGCGCCAACATCCTGCTGCTGCGCCCCGACGGCCAGCAGCTCATGAACACGGCGGTTGCGCCCGGCGAGCTCTTGCCGCGGCGGCGCGACCTCACCACGCTGCGGCAGGCTCTGGCGACGGGACAGCCGAGCGTGTCCGACCTGTTCTATGGACAGGTCGTGCGGCGCTTCGTCGTATCGATCGACGTGCCGTTCCACGACGAGCACGGGCAGCTCGCCGGCGTGATCGCGCTCAATCCCCAGGCAGCGACCTTCGCCGGCCTGGTCGACCAGCACCGCCCGCCAGGCGACTGGATCGTCGAGCTGGTCGACCGGCAGGGCGTGATCATCTCGCGCTCGCCGCACTCGCTGCGCCATGTCGGCCAGAAGACCCAGCCCGCCCTGCTGGAGGCACTGCGGGCGGGGCCGTCAGGTGTGGTGGAGCTGTCGTCGCGTGACGGCGCGCCGTTGCTGGCGGTGTTCACCCGCGGCGAGACCTTCGGCTGGACGGTCATCCTCGGCATCCCTCGAGAGCAGCTGACCGGACCGGCGATCGCCTCGGCCCTGCGCACGCTGGCGATCGGCGGCATCTTTCTCGCGATTGGACTGGCGCTGGCCCTGATCGCGGCGCGGCGCATCGCCGAGCCGATCGGCAATCTGCGGACGATCGCCGCGACCGCTGGCAGCGACATCGTGCTGCCACCGGCATCGACCGGGCTGCGCGAGACCGACGACGTCGCCACCGCCCTGTGGGCGTCGCAGAACCGGCGCCAACGCAGCGAGCAACGCTATCGCACGCTGTTCGACGCCACCCCCGACGCGGTGTGCGTCTTCGACCTCGACACACGGCGCTTCCTCGAGGTCAACGCCGCCACGATCCGCCAGTACGGCTGGACGCGTGACGAATTGCTCTCGATGACACTGTACGACACCCATGCGCCGCAGGAGCCCTCGCGTCTGCGCGGCCCCATCGCCGATCTGCCGGACACGCCTTACCTTATGCGGCACCGGCGCAAGGACGGCACCATCTTCGACGCCGAGTGCGCCGTGCGGATCATCGAGTATGACGGCCGTCGGGTCGGCCTGGCGCTGGCGCGCGACGTCACCGAGCAGAAGCTCGCCCGCACGCGGCTGGCCGAGGCGATCGAGGCCTTTCCCGGCAGCTTCCGCCTTTACGATCGCGACGAGAAGCTGGTGCTGACCAACGGCAAGAGCTGGGCGCCGGCCGACACCAGGCTGAACGCGCGCATCGGCCAGACCGTCGAGGAGACGGTGCGCGCCGCCGCCGAAAGCGAGGCCTATGCCGCCTGCGTCGGGCGCAAGGAGGCCTGGTACCGCGAACGTCTGGCCGAGTTCCGCCGCGGCCAGACCGACAGCGAGGTCCGCCTGCGCGACGGACGCTGGATCCAAGTGCTGGAGCGGCGCACCGCCGATGGCGGCACGATCAGCGTGCGCATGGACATCAGTGCTCGCAAGGCGATCGAGGATCAGCTGCGCCAGGCACAGAAGATGGAGACCGTAGGCCAGCTCACCGGCGGCATCGCCCATGACTTCAACAATACGCTGGCCGTGATCATGGCCAGCTTCGAGGACATCGTCGCGCTCGAGCTCGAGGGCACCGACATCCACGCCTGCGCCGAGACCGGCTTGAAGGCGACCGAGCAGGCGGCGGCGTTGACCAACCGCTTGCTGGCCTTCTCGCGCCGCCAGGAGCTGGCGCCGGTCGAACTCGACGTCGTCGACGTGGTCCGGGACCTGCACAAGATGCTGCGTTCCGCCGTCCCGCCGGCCATCGAGCTGGTGGTGCAGACCGCGCCCGGCCGCAAGCGCTGCGTGCTCGACCGTACCCAGCTCGAGACCGCCGTCATGAACCTGGTGGTCAACGCCCGCGACGCCATCGGCGAGAGAAGCGGCGAGATCGGCATCGCCATCGACAATCGCGTCATCGGTCCGCGCGAGGCCGCCGCCTCGAGCGAGCTGCGCCTCGGGCACTGGGTGGCCGTCACCATCAGCGACAATGGCAGCGGCATGCCCGAAGACGTGCGCGCGCGCATCTTCGAGCCCTTCTTCACCACCAAGGAAGTCGGCAAGGGCACCGGGCTGGGGCTGAGCCAGATCCACGGCTTCGTCGCGCAGTCCGGCGGCTTCGTCACCGTCCAGTCCGACATCGGGCTGGGCACGCACATCGTCCTGCACTTTCCCGCAAAGGCCTGA